Within the Microcoleus sp. bin38.metabat.b11b12b14.051 genome, the region CTTTCTGCTTGGCAAATCCCCGGCTTGCCAAATCCTTTAGCATTTGCTGGTAAACTCCCTCCACCGGCGGCAATTTCCCCAGCCAGCGACGGTAGCGCCACTTGCGCCACCCTTGCCAAACTAACCAGCCAAGGAAGCCAAAGCCGATCGCACTAATCAACCCAATAAATAAGCCCACCCAACCGTTAGCAAACTGTCCCAGAAACCAGCCCAGAATCAAAGTTATCCAGCCAATCACAAAACTGATAACAGAATCGAGCCCGCTTCTCAGAGGCGTCGGTAGCCAACCCGCAATCCACTTCCAAAACGATTCCAGCGCGCTAAAAGTCTGGTTGTCTTCTATGGAAGCCGGAATCAGCGGATAACCGGGAATCGGATTAAAACCCAACCAACCGTAATTGGGAAAATATACTTCTGTCATCAAGAAAGCGTCGGTATTCTTGACAACGTACAAACCAGTAAACGGGTTGAATTCTCCCGTATCGAAACCGCCAGCCACTCGCGCCGGAATCCCGATCGATCTGAGCATCATTGCTAGTACCGTCGAAAAATGGTCGGGATATCCGCCTCTAACTTTTTTGCCGTCTTGCGTGTTTTTGTAGCCAAACAGAAAACCCTCGACTAAATCTTCGGTTTCTTCCAAGTAAGGCAAAGCTTTTTCAATTTTGTAATTCGGATTTTGCTTCAAATATTGAGCTAAGTACAAAGCTTTTTCGTAGGGAGAATCGATCGCCCGCTCCGACTTCGCTACTCTAGTTCTCGCCTGCAAAATTTCTTCAGTTTTTTCTCGCACCTTTAGGGCTATTTTTGGAGGCACATCCAAATAAAATCTGCGAATATTTTTCGGATAATTAGTACCAGTTTGCCCCAACACGGAGCGATCGCGAACAGGTACATTAGAAATCACCGTATAAGTCAAACCTTCCCGCAATTCCACAGGCGATCGCAAACCGCCCTCCGCATCCACCGCCACATCCTGCGTCGGAAAATACAGTTCCTTCGGCTTAGCCAAAGCCGGAATCAAATTCGGCAACTGAGCAATTACAGTATAACTTTGAATCACTTCTTGAATTCGGGGCGCATTGGGAAACGGATTCAGATAAAATTGAAAAGACCACCTTGGTCTATTCACCTTTTGAGCTTGTTCGTTACGAGAAATTTCCCAACCTTGACCCGTGTATTTGTCGAAGCCCAAAACGCGCCAAAAACCCGCCGCCTGCGATCGCACCCGCATCACCACTTGGGGTTTCATTTCCCCCCGCAAATTTTGATTGATGCGCTGGTTGAAACCGTAATAAAAAGTAGAGTCCACCTCTCCTGGCCCTTTGTCTGGGTTTCTCCCCCTTCCTGAGCCAGTTCCGTTTTCATTTCCCCCTCTGACATACCCCGGATTCAGAATGCTGCGCGAGTCAAACTCTCCCTGATATTCAATCGGAGCGCTGACGGGAAAAGTCCGCAACTGATAGCCCGGGAGGCGTGGCAAAAACGCAAAAATAGTCAGCCCCAACCCGACAGTTATCAGCAGCAGCAAACCAAAATATTTGGGGGATAAAGTGGCAGCAAATAACGATGTGTTGTGTTTTTTTTCTTCACCTTCTGCTTTGTGCTTTGTAGCTTCTGGGTTTGACAGGCCCAAGCGCGATCGGTAATCCAGCACCAGAGTCGGCAGCGCTAAAGCCAAAAACACTACCAGCAAAGGCCCAAAAGTCAGCGTTTGACTGATTGTCGCCGCGACGCTCAACAGAATCAGCCCAATGACGATCGAATAGCCCAAATCCTTGCGGCGGGGCAAATCGAAGCTGTGCAGGACTTGAATGTGAATTAACAGTTGCGCCAAAACTAACCGCGTATCGTTTAATTCTCCTACCAAGCGGGTAAAAAAAGCGAACAGCGCCACCAGCATGGCAATAGCTATGCAGAATTTAGCAGCTACATTGCGATCGCGCCGGCGGTACCAACTCCAAGTTGCTCCCACAATACTAACAGGCACAGCCCACAAGTTCAGGGCTTCTTCAGCAGCAACATCCGTAGCCACAATTCCCACAATTACCAACAACTGAACTAGGATTCGCAGCAGTAAAGAATCCTCAGTCACCGGCGGAGGCATTGCCTCTATCTGCTCCCACAGCTTACCTAAAATAGGTATATTTCGCAGGCTATCAGTTGTCATGTGCACCCATCCAAGTCGATTTTAGATTTTAGATTTTAGATTTTAGATTTAGTCTCGCATTGAATCTGGGAGAACTTTCACTAATCTCTAAAATTTTTGGCTTTCCACCATGACAGAAGTCTGGGGACGGCATCTATTTTTTGTGTGAGGTAAAACCACAGAGTAAAAATCTACATAATTTACTCTATTTTACCTTTTTAGTTGCTATTTTGTGCCGCTGAATTTGGACGAATAGCAAACATCAGAGGTCTACTTTCAAAGTTTTGGAAGCTAACTTCTAGGGCATAAATCTTATCAGGTTGCGGGTCAAACAACTCCACACTTAAATGCCCTGAATTCGGACGCTGTGCTGTTGCTTCTGCATCTCCTCCCTTGAGTTCCAAACTTCCTGCTCCCGGAAATTGGCAGTCAACTCTTAAACACGGCATTGGTTGTTCTGTGTTGCGGTTAAACACGTATTGAGCTTGCAGGTTCAGCGAGCCCAAACCAGTCAGCCACTCTCTCGAAACCGGGGGCTGATTCACTGGACAATTTAAAGTTAGAGAGTCTATGATTTCCCGGGCTGCCAACAGCGACAGCACCATTTGTTGATCCGTAGTTGCGGCTTCGTAATTTGGGAAATCTTCTACATCTAAAACTCCTCGCAAAGCACCTCTAAGCACTAAACCGGCTAATTCGTTGAGTTCATTGGACTGACCCGGAAATAAACTATCTACAGCGCGAACTAACTTCGCTCCTTCCCGCAGCGACGACATTACCAGTTCCTGACAAGGTTCTAGCAGTTGAGCAAAAACCCCTTGGGCGATCGGAATTGGCAGCCGACCCCATCTAATATTTTGTAGTTGGGGAGTCCAGAGGTGCAGGGGGGGAACCCATTGGGGGACTGCATCGTCTGGATAATCGTGGTCATAGCTTTTGAGTTCTGTTTCCCAGGGGAACAGCGGCGGGTTGGATTCAATGGAGGCTCTAAGCCTCTCTTTTAATAGGGTCTGAAAGCGGTCTTGCACGGTCGGTATTTCTCCAATTGTCAGCGGTTGTGCGGGTGCATTGCTGTGCGCCCCGACTTGATAGTCCAGCGGGTCTGGTTCGTCCCATTCCCAGTATTCCACCCCGGAATTCTCTTCTGTGTCGCCCCACTCTTGGGAGCCAGGGAGTCCATTGAGGTTTTGGTCATCTTCGCTAGAGGCATTCGCTATTGGCGCCTCCAATATCCAGTCTAAAAAATGGC harbors:
- a CDS encoding DUF3488 and DUF4129 domain-containing transglutaminase family protein, which codes for MTTDSLRNIPILGKLWEQIEAMPPPVTEDSLLLRILVQLLVIVGIVATDVAAEEALNLWAVPVSIVGATWSWYRRRDRNVAAKFCIAIAMLVALFAFFTRLVGELNDTRLVLAQLLIHIQVLHSFDLPRRKDLGYSIVIGLILLSVAATISQTLTFGPLLVVFLALALPTLVLDYRSRLGLSNPEATKHKAEGEEKKHNTSLFAATLSPKYFGLLLLITVGLGLTIFAFLPRLPGYQLRTFPVSAPIEYQGEFDSRSILNPGYVRGGNENGTGSGRGRNPDKGPGEVDSTFYYGFNQRINQNLRGEMKPQVVMRVRSQAAGFWRVLGFDKYTGQGWEISRNEQAQKVNRPRWSFQFYLNPFPNAPRIQEVIQSYTVIAQLPNLIPALAKPKELYFPTQDVAVDAEGGLRSPVELREGLTYTVISNVPVRDRSVLGQTGTNYPKNIRRFYLDVPPKIALKVREKTEEILQARTRVAKSERAIDSPYEKALYLAQYLKQNPNYKIEKALPYLEETEDLVEGFLFGYKNTQDGKKVRGGYPDHFSTVLAMMLRSIGIPARVAGGFDTGEFNPFTGLYVVKNTDAFLMTEVYFPNYGWLGFNPIPGYPLIPASIEDNQTFSALESFWKWIAGWLPTPLRSGLDSVISFVIGWITLILGWFLGQFANGWVGLFIGLISAIGFGFLGWLVWQGWRKWRYRRWLGKLPPVEGVYQQMLKDLASRGFAKQKAQTPLEYAQAMRGHHATDEAEVIEEVSQAYVRWKYGGEAGNLNQLRRLVENLRRSHLQKLKKRWF